The Chlamydiales bacterium region CAAATGTGCTATCTAATATTGCAGGAGGGCTTGCAGGGTCCATTGGTCTTTTGCCCTCTTTAAGTATTGGAGATACTCAAGCTCTTTTTGAAACCGTTCATGGCTCTTCACCAAAAAAGGCTTTTCAAAACATTGCAAACCCTTCAGCCCTTATATTGGCAGCTGTAAACATGCTTGTACACATTAATCAGCCAGAAACGGCCACACTTGTTAACAATGCCTGGCTCAAAACAGTAGAAGAGGGCATACATACACAAGACATTTATCATGAGTCTTCTAGCAAGGAATGCGTAGGAACAAAAGAATTTGCCGATGCACTCATTAAAAGGCTTGGCACAGGTCCTAGCACATTACCAATAACTCTATTTCACAAATATACATTTAAACCCCTCAAAAGCACTATCCTCTCCATTAAAAGAAGGGAGCTTGTCGGTTGTGATTTTTACGTTTATCACAGAATTGATTGCGAAGAGCTCGTTAGTATTCTAAAAGCATGCGAAACACCTAATCTAAAGCTTGCAGAGATAAAAAACCAAGGTGTCGAAACATTTCCAAAATTTCATTCAGAAATAAGTTGCTCTGAGCAATGGTGTTGTAGATTTTTATCAGAAAATGGCGTTGTACCCAGAGAGTCCATTGCCCTCTTACACCAAAAGCTCACAGAAAAGTTAGATGTCATCAAGCTTGAAAATCTCTATACTCTCGATGACACTCCCGTCTATCCCGTCTAAGACACCTCTAAAGGGTTCTGTAAATGCTCTTTTATAGCGTTGATAAAACCACACCCATAAAGACCATCTACTACCCTGTGATCAAAACATAAAGTCATATCCATCATACTTCGAATGGCTATCAAATCTTTCTCAACAACTACAACGCGTTTTTGTACAGCACCAGCCCCAATGATGGCAACTTCTGGCTGTCTAATGATGGGAAAACCATGCTTTGTACCTGTCATTCCAAAATTTGTAAGCGTTATGGTGCCATCTACAACATCATCGTGTTGTAATTTAGATGTACGTGTCTTTTCAGCTAATTCAGCTACACTCTTAGCAATATCGACAAGGCATTTATTCCCAACATCCTTAATTACTGGAACAATAACCCCTTGATCTACCGCTACAGCTACTCCTACATTGATAGATTGTTTAACGACAATCGAATCACCCTCAATAGAAGCATTTAAAAGGGGGTACTCCATCAGCGCCTTTGCAATTGCCTTTATGATAAAACTTGTCAAAGTAAGTTTCACGCCAAACTTCTTATGAAAACTCTCTTTTTCCCTGGCAATGAACATCATTACTTCCGTAACATCTATTTCATTGAGCAATGCCGCATGAGGAATCTCTTGGTAAGAGCGAAGCATGGTGTCAGCAATTGCTTTTCTAAGCCCTGTAATTTTAATTTTGGAAGGAGTGTCTAATGGAATAGATTCTTGAACAGACTCTCTCTTTAAATAAACCTCTAGATCTTTTTTTGTAATACGTCCACAAGATCCTGTACCTTTTATTTTTTCTAGTTCTTTAAAAGAAATGCCTTCTGTTTGAGCCATCTGAACTACTGCAGGTGAATAGAAACCATGCATCTCCTGATTACTTGAAAGAGGCCTTTCTACGCGCTTTTCTTCAATAACAGCTTTTTTCTCTGATGTTTTAGGTTCATTTGCTTCCAAAATAATTTCTGCAAGGGGAGCATCTACTTCTACTTCCTCATCCACCTGCACTAAGATCCCTTTTAAAATACCTGCAACAGGAGAGGGGATTTCACTATTTACCTTATCAGTAGACACCTCTAAAATAGCTTCATCTTTTTCTATCCTGTCTCCTGGCCTCTTCAACCATTGCACAACAGTTGCTGACAATATACTTTCCCCAAGCTTGGGTAACTGAATAGTCACTATTTTACTCATCCGGACAATTCCCTTTTATTTGCAATTTCATCTTAATCCACATCAAAGCTATCTGTTCGTGTAATGTAAACTCTTCTATTATTTTGACACGATCTTTTTCTGTACAAAGAAGCATAAGAGCGCCTTTTAAATAGGCATCTGTTCTAAATTTCTTTAAATCTTTTGCAGAAAATGCTCTATGATCCATTCCGTACAACTCATGAACGACTTTGGCACCTGCTAATTCTACTGTTTTTTTAAAATTCTCTGGATGTGCAATGGCGCAGAAAATAGCAACCTTCTTTCCTTCCAAAGAAATCTTTTGTTCTTTGTCATTAAAATCATAAATACCCTCAATACAAGGAGCAGTACAAACAACGGGCGCATCCGTATAGGCTTCTAAATATTCTATAGCATTGTTGCTCTCTTCTTTATTGTGACAATTTGTAAGCACAATCAAGTGAGCTCTTTTCAAGGCTTTAGAAGATTCACGAAGAGGCCCTCTTGGCAAAAAATAATTATTACCAACAGGTTTTTGTGCGTCCACTACAACGACATCCAGATCTCTTTTAAGCCTTCGATGTTGAAACCCATCATCCAATATAAGAAGAGTTGCTCCATTTTGAATAGCAGCACCAGCCCCTTTTTTTCTATCTTTACAAACAACTACTAAGGCATTGGGCAATCTTTTTGCTAGCAAAACAGCCTCGTCACCGACTTTTAAGATATCAGAAGAGGCGCCTACTAAAGTCGGAAGCTCTTTTTTTTCCGCATCTGAGCGATATCCTCGCAAAAGAATAGCTATCTTATGTTCTTTGCTTATTATGTCAGCAATCATCATAACTGTAGGAGTCTTTCCCGTACCACCTGCAACAATATTACCTATACTAATCACAGGAACAGATACCCTTGATTGTTTTAAAAAACCCCTGTCATAGGCTTTACTGCGCAAAGTAGATATGCATCTAAATCCAAGACTCAAACAAAAAAGAAACGAGCGCAAGAGGGACACAGCAATGCCTCTTTGCTTACCTCTGGTCACGCTTAAAACAAGAGCTTCTAAGGAGTCGTACATTCTTCTTTCAAAAGCAATGTTTCCATTAGCTCTACTGCATTATCGAAAAGATATTTTTCAACCATCTCAATAATGATGTGGATGGCAGCCATATGGGCTTCTTGAATGCGATCAGATGTAGAAAAACCATCAATGGAAATTTCTAAATCTGCAAACCCCTTGAGCATACCTCCGCTTTTTCCAAGAAAGGCAATAGTAGACAAACCAAGAGCTTTGGCTGTCTCAAAAGCATAGATAATATTTTTTGAATTACCACTTGTTGAAAGACCTACAAATATATCTCCCTCTTTTCCAAAGGCCTCAACACCTCGCGCAAAAATTTGATCAAAGCCAAAATCATTTCCAACACAGGTAATATGGGAAGAATCCGTCAGTGCAATTGCAGGAAGGGCCTTTCTTTTTTGACGAAATTGCCCAGTTAACTCCTCTGCAAAATGTGCTGCATCACAAAGGCTACCACCATTACCAGCAATAATAACTTTATTACCCACTCTAAAACAATGAGCAAGAAGTTTTGCCGCCTCATCCATGAACGCAACCGACTTAGGCTCTAGGAGTTGCTGTAATGCCGCGCTACTTTCTCTTACTGACTCTATGATATATTCTTCCATTAGAATCCCAATATTTTTCATACACGCATTTTAACAAATTCTAGAATATTACGCACAAATTAATTGCGGTGGCGCACTTCTATCACTAGACGCTCTTTTGAAAGCTCATCAATTACGGAGGAAACTTCTTGCTGATTTCCCTCGTCAAGATTAGCATCCCACTCATCTAAAAGTAATACTTTAACATCCACATTATTACGTATCTCTAAAAGTTGGTGCTTTAGCATTTCTCCAGATGATGCTGATTGATCATTTGCAAGAAATGAAAGATTGTGATTATTAGGAAGAAAAAATGCATGCTCACCCAAATGCTTTTTTACAACGATGAGAAATGTAGACTTTCCAGCTCCATTGTCTGCCCTCAATGTATAGCGCCCACAGGGATGTGTGTAGACAGTTACGCCTTCTACAACCTGCGCCGACTCTGCAAATTGTTTGTCATAGGAAAGAAGAGCCTGTATAGGAAATGGCAAGGGAGGCGTAAATATCAATTTTGACCAGGAAATTCTATTTTCTAAAGAGTCTAATGGGGTTACTGGCGGCTTTAAAATGGTTTCAATCGTATCAAGTTTAGTTCGGTGTACGGGCCATTGTGCAATATAACTAAGGCCCAATTGCGTATAATCCAAAATAGAAAACATACGCGGCAATGTAAGTAACAATGCAAGTAATATTGCAGGATTATGTCTATCTGTAACCAAGGCATCAAGAGCCACAATGATCGAGGGCAAAAAAATAATTATCGTCACAATGACAGTAAGCGATTGATTAAAAATTGCAGAAGATAGGTTCAAGCGCGTTGCTGCACCTAAATAGGCACCTGTTTTCCTAATCCAAAGATTAAAATTATACTTATTTCCAAGCAGCACATTATCCCAAGAAGAGAGCAAAGAACGACCCAAATGAATACGCGCATCTTGAGTCTCTTTAGCAAGCCCCGTCTGCTTCTTGTACTGTACTTTCATCAAAATCGCAACAAAACATAAGCTTACCAAATAACCCACTGCAAACTTGGCATCAATCAATAAGGAAATTGCTATAATATTAAGTACAATGTGTAGAAAATAATACATAAAATTGTAAATATGATCTACAGCCATATTTAAAGTATTCTGACCCTCTGCAGTCAAAATAGTCATTGTATCTTCTTTCAAAGTTTTATTATTCCATACAACAGCATCTTCTTTTCTTGTTTCCACAAAGCGATGAATCAAATAGGCATAGGCATTTTGCTTCCAGGTATTATTGAAAACCATGGAAAAGGCTTCTGGAAGATAGGGGATTACAAGGGATGTGAGGTATAGGATTAAAAAGAAAACAAAATTATTTCCTGACTCTATATCATCTGAAAGCAGGGAAAGCCACAGTGTCGAGGAAGCAACAAGCAATTGCTGCACAAACAACATACTAAAACAGCCCAATGATGACCTGTTAAAAACAACTTTTTTTAATAATGTGTCCATTAAAATCTATACTTAATTATTCTTAAAATAACTCTTAAAATAAGTACGCTAAAGTATACCCTATACTCATTTTACTGCTATCTATTTATACACAAACCAATTCTTGAACTTGTTTGTATATATTATAACCATCTAGCTGTTTTAGATTGTTTTGTCTACATAAAATTTAAAGATTTAAAAAAATTGCATAACTAATTCATTATCAGTATAATACCAGACTTACCGTAACATAAAGACTTCATGCATTATGCAATTAGAACAAAAAGCTA contains the following coding sequences:
- a CDS encoding NADP-dependent isocitrate dehydrogenase, which codes for MEKKVPIAVSFGNGIGPEIMQVTLKILDAAGANIEINKIEIGEDIYLQGNINGIDDSSWRIIQDVKVLLKAPTTTPRGSNFNSTTSALRSTLALYANIRPSISFSPFIPAKSPHTNLTVIKYNEETLNAHTEYQQTPNIAHSIRSMSKERCEKIIHYAFEYALANNRKKVTCFTRDSMLLTDGIFRYLFDIIAKEYPHIEHEYLDLETGCVSLVNTPEIFDCIVLPYLYANVLSNIAGGLAGSIGLLPSLSIGDTQALFETVHGSSPKKAFQNIANPSALILAAVNMLVHINQPETATLVNNAWLKTVEEGIHTQDIYHESSSKECVGTKEFADALIKRLGTGPSTLPITLFHKYTFKPLKSTILSIKRRELVGCDFYVYHRIDCEELVSILKACETPNLKLAEIKNQGVETFPKFHSEISCSEQWCCRFLSENGVVPRESIALLHQKLTEKLDVIKLENLYTLDDTPVYPV
- a CDS encoding dihydrolipoamide acetyltransferase family protein, which produces MSKIVTIQLPKLGESILSATVVQWLKRPGDRIEKDEAILEVSTDKVNSEIPSPVAGILKGILVQVDEEVEVDAPLAEIILEANEPKTSEKKAVIEEKRVERPLSSNQEMHGFYSPAVVQMAQTEGISFKELEKIKGTGSCGRITKKDLEVYLKRESVQESIPLDTPSKIKITGLRKAIADTMLRSYQEIPHAALLNEIDVTEVMMFIAREKESFHKKFGVKLTLTSFIIKAIAKALMEYPLLNASIEGDSIVVKQSINVGVAVAVDQGVIVPVIKDVGNKCLVDIAKSVAELAEKTRTSKLQHDDVVDGTITLTNFGMTGTKHGFPIIRQPEVAIIGAGAVQKRVVVVEKDLIAIRSMMDMTLCFDHRVVDGLYGCGFINAIKEHLQNPLEVS
- the lpxK gene encoding tetraacyldisaccharide 4'-kinase; translated protein: MYDSLEALVLSVTRGKQRGIAVSLLRSFLFCLSLGFRCISTLRSKAYDRGFLKQSRVSVPVISIGNIVAGGTGKTPTVMMIADIISKEHKIAILLRGYRSDAEKKELPTLVGASSDILKVGDEAVLLAKRLPNALVVVCKDRKKGAGAAIQNGATLLILDDGFQHRRLKRDLDVVVVDAQKPVGNNYFLPRGPLRESSKALKRAHLIVLTNCHNKEESNNAIEYLEAYTDAPVVCTAPCIEGIYDFNDKEQKISLEGKKVAIFCAIAHPENFKKTVELAGAKVVHELYGMDHRAFSAKDLKKFRTDAYLKGALMLLCTEKDRVKIIEEFTLHEQIALMWIKMKLQIKGNCPDE
- a CDS encoding SIS domain-containing protein, with the translated sequence MEEYIIESVRESSAALQQLLEPKSVAFMDEAAKLLAHCFRVGNKVIIAGNGGSLCDAAHFAEELTGQFRQKRKALPAIALTDSSHITCVGNDFGFDQIFARGVEAFGKEGDIFVGLSTSGNSKNIIYAFETAKALGLSTIAFLGKSGGMLKGFADLEISIDGFSTSDRIQEAHMAAIHIIIEMVEKYLFDNAVELMETLLLKEECTTP
- a CDS encoding ABC transporter ATP-binding protein — protein: MDTLLKKVVFNRSSLGCFSMLFVQQLLVASSTLWLSLLSDDIESGNNFVFFLILYLTSLVIPYLPEAFSMVFNNTWKQNAYAYLIHRFVETRKEDAVVWNNKTLKEDTMTILTAEGQNTLNMAVDHIYNFMYYFLHIVLNIIAISLLIDAKFAVGYLVSLCFVAILMKVQYKKQTGLAKETQDARIHLGRSLLSSWDNVLLGNKYNFNLWIRKTGAYLGAATRLNLSSAIFNQSLTVIVTIIIFLPSIIVALDALVTDRHNPAILLALLLTLPRMFSILDYTQLGLSYIAQWPVHRTKLDTIETILKPPVTPLDSLENRISWSKLIFTPPLPFPIQALLSYDKQFAESAQVVEGVTVYTHPCGRYTLRADNGAGKSTFLIVVKKHLGEHAFFLPNNHNLSFLANDQSASSGEMLKHQLLEIRNNVDVKVLLLDEWDANLDEGNQQEVSSVIDELSKERLVIEVRHRN